The Hymenobacter sp. DG01 genome has a segment encoding these proteins:
- a CDS encoding vitamin K epoxide reductase family protein produces the protein MDPTQLSLELRHGKSADLKRRRWIIGLSLVGVAAGQMVSLYQTGIIKHLPDPPLDVFDSDKVDASDYAYKRLDTPDALPMIMTYGLTATLAGAGGMNRAAQQPFLPVAMGLKTLFDTVTTVKLGREEWQENKALCFYCQVATVVSIASVALAMPEALKGLKKLLGKR, from the coding sequence ATGGATCCTACCCAACTCAGCCTGGAGCTACGTCACGGCAAAAGCGCCGACCTCAAACGCCGCCGCTGGATTATCGGCCTTTCCCTGGTGGGCGTGGCGGCCGGCCAGATGGTCAGCCTCTACCAAACCGGCATCATCAAGCACCTGCCCGATCCGCCCCTGGATGTGTTTGATTCCGACAAAGTGGATGCCTCGGACTACGCCTACAAGCGCCTCGACACGCCCGATGCCCTCCCCATGATTATGACCTATGGCCTCACGGCTACGCTGGCCGGGGCCGGCGGCATGAACCGCGCCGCCCAGCAGCCCTTTCTGCCCGTGGCTATGGGCCTGAAAACCCTGTTCGACACGGTTACCACCGTGAAGCTGGGTCGGGAAGAATGGCAGGAAAACAAGGCCTTGTGCTTCTACTGCCAGGTAGCCACCGTCGTTTCTATTGCCTCCGTGGCCTTGGCCATGCCCGAAGCTCTGAAGGGCCTGAAGAAGCTGCTGGGCAAGCGTTAA
- a CDS encoding TCR/Tet family MFS transporter, which produces MATPRKAALGFIFLTLLLDVTGIGIIVPVIPALIRHLTGGTISDAARIGGWLVFAFAVMQFLFSPVLGNLSDRFGRRPVLLLSLLGFGLDYLLVAFAPSIGWLFAGRLIAGVMGASFTTASAYIADISTPETRAQNFGMIGAAFGLGFIIGPALGGILGKYGHQVPFLAAAGITLLNVVYGYFVLPESLPLEKRRPFEWARANPIGSLQMLRRYPVITGLVASLLLLYVAAHATQSTWSYYVIEKFKWTEAWVGYSLGALGLLVAIVQGLLIRRINPALGPKRSVFLGMLLYAVGFVLFAFASEGWMMFAFLVPYCLGGIAGPALQGIISGQVPANEQGELQGALTSLMSLTSIVGPPLMTNLFSYYTGPKAPLYFPGAPFILGAVLILVSLLLLVRSLASYVAPAPQEAAAEPVVSAGH; this is translated from the coding sequence ATGGCAACACCCCGCAAGGCCGCGCTTGGCTTTATTTTTCTGACCCTGCTGCTGGATGTCACCGGCATCGGCATCATCGTACCTGTTATTCCGGCCCTGATCCGGCACCTGACCGGCGGCACCATCAGCGACGCGGCCCGGATTGGTGGCTGGCTGGTGTTTGCCTTTGCCGTGATGCAGTTTCTGTTTTCGCCGGTGCTGGGCAACCTCTCCGACCGGTTCGGGCGGCGGCCAGTGCTGCTGCTGTCCCTGCTTGGCTTTGGGCTCGATTATCTGCTGGTAGCTTTTGCGCCCAGCATCGGATGGCTGTTTGCGGGCCGGCTGATTGCGGGCGTCATGGGCGCGAGTTTCACCACGGCCTCGGCCTACATCGCCGACATCAGCACCCCGGAAACCCGGGCCCAGAACTTCGGGATGATTGGGGCGGCCTTTGGCCTGGGCTTTATTATCGGGCCGGCTTTGGGCGGAATATTGGGCAAATACGGGCACCAGGTGCCGTTTCTGGCGGCTGCGGGTATTACGCTGCTCAACGTGGTGTACGGCTACTTCGTGCTGCCCGAATCGTTGCCCTTGGAGAAACGGCGGCCGTTTGAGTGGGCGCGGGCCAATCCCATAGGCTCCCTGCAGATGTTACGGCGCTATCCCGTTATTACCGGTCTGGTGGCCTCGTTGCTACTGCTGTACGTGGCGGCCCATGCCACGCAATCCACCTGGTCGTACTACGTCATCGAGAAGTTCAAGTGGACCGAAGCCTGGGTGGGCTATTCCCTGGGGGCCTTGGGCCTGCTGGTGGCCATCGTGCAGGGCCTGCTTATCCGGCGCATCAACCCGGCGCTGGGCCCGAAACGCTCGGTGTTCCTGGGCATGCTGCTGTACGCGGTGGGCTTCGTGCTATTTGCTTTTGCCTCCGAGGGCTGGATGATGTTTGCCTTCCTGGTCCCCTACTGCCTGGGCGGCATTGCGGGCCCGGCCCTGCAGGGCATTATTTCTGGTCAGGTGCCAGCCAATGAGCAAGGCGAGCTGCAAGGCGCCCTAACCAGCCTCATGAGTCTGACTTCTATCGTGGGCCCACCCCTGATGACCAACCTATTCTCCTATTACACCGGCCCCAAAGCACCCCTGTATTTTCCTGGGGCACCATTTATTCTGGGTGCAGTGCTTATTCTGGTGAGTTTGCTGCTGCTGGTTCGGTCCCTGGCCTCGTATGTGGCTCCCGCCCCGCAAGAAGCCGCCGCTGAGCCCGTGGTAAGTGCCGGGCATTAA
- a CDS encoding exodeoxyribonuclease V subunit beta, translating to MPSTFRIYSSSAGSGKTYQLTKEYLKLALGTDDASYFKRILAITFTNDAAGEMKERIIGALRRFAQLPEGETDPLLTDIAEELAAEGQLAYLPTPQERQQVLRERAGRTFRLVLYHYADFAVSTIDSFVQRIVTAFTRELGLPATFEVELDSATVLQSAVALLLDRVNRDPNAALLSRTISDFALNKAEEGRSWNNLPEELVDFGQFLLSEPVHEAVDQLQKLSMQDYRRLYEALRQRKAEIEDAFRQVAQVAQEAVDTAGVADSDLYQGRSGLLGYLTKWEERLQADKEANSYVRATVDQDKWYSGKVKTPADKTRVDAVKPALLSAYELVEKLRTTLLPDYLLVTGMLPYLFQVSLLSELSKSVDQLSRDRGVVLIAEFNRRIAQIVLREPVPFLYERMGERYLHLLIDEFQDTSVLQWNNLLPLVENAVAGGNLSLAVGDAKQAIYRWRGGEMEQILRLHQNQTEHLYNKATDEELRDLLASRYQTLDQSLEAASLNTNFRSAPAIIEFNNRFFSQISATHTALPLVQGIYDEHFTQQAPTATGAPGHVELLFTEDNAPACRYDAAIGTYTPELLPGYTTGQTLDYNESTLYLTLQLVEKAVADGFRLQDVAVLCRRRDQSRRVAKFLKERGYDIISADSLSLEFAEVVNLLVALFRVLNQPADTLARAEALLLIDRVVRGQDPTPERARKWSELANHESVKPFFDELRALGYDVQEQETGNLGLYELTERLIGLFGLLHRVAEQEYLFRFLDLTLEYSLRFGNNLNNFLTYWAQRKSSLSINAPAGRDAITITTVHKAKGLAYGVVIVPFADWSLRPYMGTLLWGRLADAADKPLADMPAVAVLPQTQALLRTPLATQYTEEVEKTFLEGLNMLYVAFTRPRHRLYAISRKPKPTKAAKDGEASSETQEPAKTVAELLHRYLVSTVQWDDEQMAYVLADAQGFVPAFKTQEAPADTSLPLHNLTSTPWEERLRLKRHANTVFDFDDQQAQREWNRKLHYALRRVKRASEVDRVAAQLVAEGLVSTRERSELLHRLHEVTEHPQMAHYFSAEVEAEAEREILVGGTRKQDYKPDRIVFETTGRLVTLIDFKAPPPEPRHRQPLQRYAQLFRQLGYEQVRCVLYYFDTQEIVEF from the coding sequence ATGCCCTCCACCTTCCGCATTTACTCATCTTCTGCTGGCTCCGGCAAAACCTATCAGCTCACTAAAGAATACCTGAAGCTGGCCCTGGGCACGGACGACGCGTCGTACTTCAAGCGGATTCTGGCTATTACGTTCACCAACGACGCGGCCGGCGAGATGAAGGAGCGCATTATTGGGGCCCTGAGGCGGTTTGCGCAGCTGCCGGAGGGCGAAACCGACCCGCTGCTGACAGACATAGCAGAAGAACTGGCGGCCGAAGGGCAGCTGGCCTACCTCCCTACCCCCCAGGAGCGGCAGCAAGTGCTGCGGGAGCGGGCCGGGCGCACGTTCCGGTTGGTGCTTTATCACTACGCCGATTTCGCGGTCAGCACCATCGACTCCTTCGTGCAGCGCATTGTTACGGCGTTTACCCGGGAGCTAGGGTTACCTGCTACGTTTGAGGTAGAGCTGGACAGCGCCACCGTGCTGCAAAGTGCGGTGGCGCTGCTGCTGGACCGCGTGAACCGCGACCCGAACGCGGCGCTGCTGTCTCGCACTATTTCCGATTTTGCCCTCAACAAAGCGGAAGAAGGCCGCAGCTGGAACAACCTGCCCGAAGAGCTGGTGGACTTCGGGCAGTTCCTGCTCAGCGAGCCGGTGCACGAGGCCGTGGATCAACTCCAGAAACTCAGCATGCAGGATTATCGCCGATTGTACGAGGCTCTGCGCCAGCGCAAAGCCGAAATTGAGGATGCCTTCCGCCAAGTGGCTCAGGTAGCCCAGGAAGCGGTGGACACGGCCGGCGTGGCCGACTCGGACCTGTACCAGGGCCGGAGTGGGCTGCTGGGCTACCTCACCAAGTGGGAAGAACGTCTGCAGGCCGACAAAGAAGCCAACTCCTACGTGCGGGCTACCGTGGACCAGGATAAGTGGTACAGCGGCAAGGTGAAAACGCCCGCCGATAAGACCCGGGTAGATGCCGTGAAGCCGGCCCTACTATCGGCTTATGAGTTGGTGGAGAAGCTCCGCACCACTCTCCTCCCCGACTACCTGCTGGTGACGGGCATGCTACCCTACCTCTTTCAGGTAAGCCTGCTGAGTGAGCTGAGCAAATCGGTGGACCAGTTGAGCCGCGACCGGGGGGTAGTACTGATTGCTGAGTTTAACCGCCGCATTGCCCAGATTGTGCTGCGCGAGCCGGTGCCGTTTCTGTATGAGCGCATGGGCGAGCGGTACCTGCATCTGCTGATTGATGAGTTTCAGGACACCTCGGTGCTGCAGTGGAACAACCTGCTGCCGCTGGTGGAAAACGCCGTGGCCGGGGGCAACCTGAGTCTGGCCGTGGGCGACGCCAAACAGGCCATTTACCGGTGGCGGGGCGGCGAAATGGAGCAGATTCTGCGCCTGCATCAAAACCAAACCGAACACCTCTATAATAAGGCCACCGACGAGGAGCTGCGCGACCTGCTGGCTTCCCGCTACCAAACCCTCGACCAGAGCCTGGAAGCGGCCAGTCTGAATACCAACTTCCGCTCGGCGCCCGCCATTATCGAGTTCAACAACCGTTTCTTCAGCCAGATCAGCGCCACGCATACGGCGCTGCCATTGGTGCAAGGCATTTACGACGAACATTTCACCCAGCAGGCACCCACGGCCACCGGCGCGCCCGGTCATGTAGAGCTGCTCTTCACGGAAGATAATGCCCCCGCCTGCCGCTACGACGCGGCCATCGGCACCTACACACCCGAATTGCTACCCGGCTATACCACCGGCCAGACCCTGGACTACAACGAAAGTACGCTTTACCTCACTCTGCAGCTGGTAGAAAAAGCGGTAGCCGATGGGTTCCGCCTTCAGGATGTGGCCGTGCTTTGCCGCCGCCGAGACCAGAGCCGCCGGGTAGCGAAGTTTCTGAAGGAGCGCGGCTACGACATCATCTCCGCCGACTCGCTTTCCCTGGAGTTTGCGGAGGTAGTAAACCTGCTGGTGGCTTTGTTTCGGGTGCTCAACCAGCCCGCCGATACGCTGGCCCGGGCCGAGGCGTTGCTGCTCATTGATAGGGTAGTACGCGGCCAGGATCCTACCCCCGAGCGGGCCCGCAAGTGGTCGGAGCTGGCTAATCACGAATCGGTGAAGCCGTTTTTTGACGAGCTGCGCGCCTTGGGCTACGACGTGCAGGAGCAGGAAACCGGCAACCTGGGGCTGTATGAGCTGACGGAGCGCCTGATCGGGCTGTTTGGGCTGCTGCACCGGGTAGCGGAGCAGGAGTATCTGTTCCGGTTTCTGGATCTGACCCTGGAGTACAGCCTGCGCTTTGGCAACAACCTCAACAACTTCCTGACTTATTGGGCCCAGCGTAAAAGCAGCCTTAGTATCAACGCTCCCGCCGGCCGCGACGCCATTACCATCACCACCGTGCACAAAGCCAAGGGCCTGGCCTACGGAGTGGTGATTGTGCCGTTCGCCGATTGGTCGCTCAGGCCCTACATGGGCACGCTGCTGTGGGGCCGCTTGGCCGATGCTGCCGATAAGCCTCTGGCTGATATGCCCGCCGTGGCCGTACTGCCCCAAACCCAGGCCCTGCTGCGTACGCCCCTGGCTACCCAATACACCGAGGAGGTAGAAAAGACGTTTCTGGAAGGACTGAACATGCTGTACGTAGCCTTCACGAGGCCTCGTCACCGCCTGTATGCCATCAGCCGCAAGCCCAAACCTACCAAGGCTGCCAAAGATGGTGAAGCTTCATCGGAGACACAGGAGCCGGCCAAAACGGTGGCCGAGCTGCTACACCGCTACCTCGTGAGCACCGTGCAGTGGGATGATGAGCAAATGGCCTACGTGCTGGCTGATGCTCAGGGCTTCGTGCCTGCATTCAAAACCCAGGAGGCCCCTGCCGATACTTCCCTACCCCTCCACAACCTCACCAGCACGCCCTGGGAGGAACGGCTGCGCCTGAAGCGCCATGCCAACACGGTGTTCGACTTCGATGACCAACAGGCCCAGCGCGAGTGGAACCGCAAGTTGCACTACGCCCTGCGCCGGGTGAAGCGCGCCTCGGAGGTGGATCGGGTAGCGGCGCAGTTAGTGGCCGAAGGCCTGGTGAGCACCCGCGAGCGGTCGGAGCTGCTGCACCGCCTGCACGAGGTAACGGAGCACCCCCAAATGGCTCATTACTTCAGCGCCGAAGTAGAGGCTGAGGCCGAGCGGGAAATTCTGGTAGGCGGCACGCGCAAGCAGGACTACAAGCCCGACCGCATCGTGTTCGAAACCACTGGCCGCCTCGTAACGCTCATCGACTTTAAGGCGCCCCCACCCGAGCCGCGCCACCGCCAGCCCCTGCAGCGCTACGCCCAGCTGTTCCGGCAGCTCGGCTACGAGCAGGTGCGGTGCGTGCTGTATTATTTTGATACGCAGGAGATAGTGGAGTTTTAG
- a CDS encoding thioesterase family protein, which translates to METPTPPAFRFSRLLTVQPEDIDELDHVNNVQYVRWVQDTAGAHWLRAYPPGEREQYIWVVREHRVQYRHPALLGEELRCTTWIGEVRGAQCQRFVRIERAEDNKLLCEAETQWVLLDPATKRPVRIEPDVVARLWGPVKNSDN; encoded by the coding sequence ATGGAGACACCCACGCCGCCCGCCTTCCGCTTCTCCCGCCTCCTTACGGTTCAGCCCGAGGACATCGACGAGCTGGACCACGTAAACAACGTGCAGTACGTGCGCTGGGTGCAGGATACGGCCGGGGCCCACTGGCTGCGGGCCTACCCCCCGGGCGAGCGGGAACAGTACATCTGGGTGGTGCGGGAGCACCGGGTGCAGTACCGCCATCCGGCCCTATTGGGCGAGGAGCTGCGCTGTACCACCTGGATTGGTGAGGTGCGCGGGGCTCAGTGCCAGCGTTTCGTGCGCATTGAGCGGGCCGAGGATAACAAGCTGCTCTGCGAGGCGGAAACCCAGTGGGTGCTGCTGGACCCCGCCACCAAACGGCCGGTGCGGATAGAGCCGGACGTGGTAGCGCGCCTGTGGGGGCCGGTAAAAAATTCTGACAACTAA
- a CDS encoding cold-shock protein has translation MQTGTVKFFNETKGFGFIKVDETGEDVFVHVTECIDEIRDKDKVEFEIAQGRKGPNAVKVKLA, from the coding sequence ATGCAGACAGGAACTGTAAAATTCTTCAACGAAACCAAAGGTTTCGGCTTCATCAAAGTTGACGAAACCGGCGAAGACGTATTCGTGCACGTAACCGAGTGCATCGACGAAATCCGCGACAAAGACAAAGTGGAATTTGAAATTGCTCAAGGCCGCAAAGGCCCGAACGCCGTGAAAGTGAAACTGGCTTAG
- a CDS encoding DEAD/DEAH box helicase, translating to MENEKEKMKFSELTLSEEMQRAISEVGYEEASPIQAGAIPVLLSGRDVIGQAQTGTGKTAAFSIPAIELINTDSREVQALVLCPTRELAVQVSGEIQKLGKYKRGLSVVPIYGGSSYDRQFRALERGVQIVIGTPGRVMDHIERGTLKLDACKMIILDEADEMLDMGFRDDIETVLKQMPEQRQTVFFSATMSKPIMEMTKRYQTEPQIVKVNHQEMTVTNIEQSYFEVRGPQKKDVLTRLIDMYNIKSGIVFANTKRMVDDIVGDLQAKGYFAEGLHGDMGQQQRQNTLDKFRKGTLEILVATDVAARGIDVDNVEVVVNYDLPADEEYYVHRIGRTGRAGKQGKAFTFVSGRDIYKLRDIMRFTKATIKQERVPSFEDVSEVKTTLMLNSIKEVIEKGNLDKYIARVQRLIDQDQEDGVTSLDVAAALLKMTMKEDKRAQESLDASRTQGAARPGFTRLFVTMGKKDRLHPRDIVDLIAENTSLTAGKVGDIALYDKFSFVEVPNEFVEEVVSQLGRSTIQGRPVAFNIATPRQEGDAQQEGGNRGGFGGDRPRRGPGGFGGDRREGGFGGNRGGGSYGGNRGGGSYGERREGGFGGNRGGGSYGGNRGGSYGGDRREGGSYGGNRGGGSYGGGYKGKRDNGGFDE from the coding sequence ATGGAAAACGAAAAGGAAAAAATGAAATTCAGTGAGCTGACCCTCTCTGAAGAAATGCAGCGCGCTATTTCTGAAGTGGGCTACGAGGAAGCCTCGCCCATTCAGGCCGGCGCTATTCCCGTACTGCTCTCCGGCCGCGACGTAATCGGACAGGCCCAGACCGGCACCGGTAAGACCGCGGCCTTCTCCATCCCCGCCATTGAACTGATCAATACCGACTCGCGTGAGGTGCAGGCCCTGGTGCTGTGCCCTACCCGCGAGCTGGCCGTGCAGGTTTCCGGCGAAATCCAGAAGCTAGGCAAGTACAAGCGTGGCCTCTCGGTAGTGCCGATTTACGGCGGTAGCTCCTATGACCGTCAGTTCCGGGCCCTGGAGCGCGGCGTGCAGATTGTTATCGGTACGCCCGGCCGCGTAATGGACCACATTGAGCGCGGTACCCTGAAGCTGGACGCTTGCAAAATGATCATCTTGGATGAGGCCGACGAAATGCTGGACATGGGCTTCCGCGACGACATCGAGACGGTGCTCAAGCAGATGCCTGAGCAGCGCCAGACGGTGTTCTTCTCGGCTACCATGAGCAAGCCCATCATGGAGATGACCAAGCGCTACCAGACGGAGCCGCAGATCGTGAAGGTAAACCATCAGGAAATGACGGTTACCAACATCGAGCAGAGCTACTTCGAAGTGCGCGGCCCCCAGAAGAAAGACGTTCTGACCCGCCTCATCGACATGTACAACATTAAGTCGGGCATCGTCTTCGCTAACACGAAGCGCATGGTGGATGATATTGTGGGCGACCTGCAAGCCAAAGGCTACTTCGCCGAGGGCCTGCACGGCGACATGGGCCAGCAACAGCGCCAGAACACGCTCGATAAATTCCGCAAAGGTACCTTGGAAATCCTCGTAGCCACTGACGTAGCCGCCCGCGGCATCGACGTGGACAACGTGGAAGTGGTAGTGAACTACGACCTGCCCGCCGACGAGGAATACTACGTGCACCGCATCGGCCGTACCGGCCGCGCCGGCAAGCAGGGCAAGGCCTTCACCTTCGTGAGCGGCCGCGACATCTATAAGCTGCGCGACATCATGCGCTTCACCAAAGCCACCATCAAGCAGGAGCGCGTGCCTTCGTTTGAGGATGTGTCGGAGGTGAAGACCACCCTCATGTTGAACTCTATTAAAGAGGTCATCGAGAAGGGCAACCTAGATAAGTACATTGCCCGCGTGCAGCGCCTGATCGATCAGGACCAGGAGGATGGTGTAACGTCGCTGGACGTGGCTGCCGCCCTGCTGAAAATGACGATGAAAGAAGACAAGCGCGCCCAGGAAAGCCTTGACGCCAGCCGCACCCAGGGTGCCGCTCGCCCCGGCTTCACGCGCCTGTTCGTGACCATGGGCAAAAAGGACCGTCTGCACCCCCGCGACATCGTGGACCTGATTGCCGAAAACACCAGCCTCACCGCTGGCAAAGTGGGCGACATTGCCCTCTACGACAAGTTCAGCTTCGTGGAAGTACCGAATGAGTTTGTGGAGGAGGTAGTAAGCCAGCTGGGCCGCAGCACCATTCAGGGCCGGCCCGTAGCCTTTAACATTGCTACCCCCCGCCAGGAGGGCGATGCCCAGCAGGAAGGCGGCAACCGCGGCGGCTTCGGCGGCGACCGTCCTCGTCGGGGTCCGGGTGGCTTCGGTGGTGACCGTCGGGAAGGCGGCTTTGGCGGCAACCGTGGCGGTGGCTCCTACGGTGGAAACCGTGGCGGCGGAAGCTACGGCGAGCGTCGGGAAGGCGGCTTCGGTGGTAACCGCGGTGGCGGCTCTTACGGCGGCAACCGCGGCGGCTCCTACGGGGGCGACCGTCGGGAAGGTGGCAGCTACGGTGGTAACCGCGGTGGCGGAAGCTACGGTGGCGGCTACAAAGGCAAGCGCGACAACGGAGGCTTCGACGAGTAA
- a CDS encoding PA2169 family four-helix-bundle protein, giving the protein MEANETQALLKEIVQTLKDGEKGYSEALTDVEDQDLKEVFKKYAVQRDGYLTEIEDQLHQLNIKVEEESSVTGTLHRVFINLKSAITSKSRESILNECERGEDYAVKAYQTALKAEGLPGQLKSIIEKQYQGIQQGHDEIKALRNASK; this is encoded by the coding sequence ATGGAAGCCAACGAAACCCAGGCCCTGCTCAAAGAAATTGTTCAAACGCTGAAAGACGGTGAAAAAGGCTACTCCGAAGCCCTCACCGATGTAGAGGATCAGGATCTGAAAGAAGTATTTAAAAAGTACGCCGTGCAGCGCGACGGTTACCTCACGGAAATCGAAGACCAACTGCATCAGCTCAATATTAAGGTGGAAGAGGAAAGCTCGGTAACGGGCACCCTGCACCGGGTTTTTATCAACCTGAAGTCGGCCATTACCAGCAAAAGCCGGGAGAGCATTCTCAACGAATGCGAACGGGGCGAAGACTACGCCGTGAAAGCCTACCAGACGGCGCTTAAGGCAGAAGGCCTGCCCGGTCAGCTGAAGTCTATTATTGAGAAGCAATACCAAGGCATTCAGCAAGGCCACGACGAAATCAAAGCCCTGCGCAACGCTTCCAAATAA
- a CDS encoding NAD(P)/FAD-dependent oxidoreductase has product MNEAKNTVAVLGGGAAGFFGAIACAEANPSLRVVLIEKTSKLLSKVRISGGGRCNVTHAADTAAQLVQHYPRGAKQLKEPFKQFGAVDTVRWFEQRGVRLKIEPDGRMFPTTDSSETIARCLLDAARLAGVEILQQTTAEHIEPLPTGGFQLTLTGARAQTLAVARLLVATGGAPKSEQYEWLRRLGHTVQEPVPSLFTFNVPDSPLRELPGVSVPRARVRVSGEKLEYEGPVLVTHWGVSGPAVLKLSAWGARRLHELQYQSTALVNWLPDYTEDTLRQHLLEFRELHGKKVVVSNPLFGLPQRLWRTFAEQAGIGPETRWNELPAKLQNRLIEGLLRTALPVRGKTTYKDEFVTCGGISLSEINMQTMESRRVPGLHFAGEVLDIDGITGGFNFQAAWTTGYLAGRAMARSGRPAVASAVA; this is encoded by the coding sequence GTGAACGAAGCGAAGAATACCGTGGCCGTGTTGGGTGGTGGAGCAGCCGGCTTTTTCGGGGCCATTGCCTGCGCCGAAGCCAACCCCAGCCTGCGGGTAGTCCTGATTGAAAAAACTTCCAAGCTGCTAAGCAAAGTCCGAATTTCCGGGGGCGGGCGCTGCAACGTGACGCATGCCGCCGATACGGCCGCCCAGCTGGTGCAGCACTACCCCCGCGGGGCTAAGCAACTCAAAGAACCGTTCAAGCAATTTGGAGCTGTAGATACCGTCCGGTGGTTTGAGCAGCGGGGAGTCCGACTCAAAATTGAGCCCGATGGCCGCATGTTTCCCACCACCGATTCGTCGGAAACCATTGCCCGCTGCCTGCTGGATGCGGCTCGGCTGGCCGGGGTGGAAATACTGCAGCAAACCACCGCGGAGCACATCGAGCCCCTGCCTACGGGTGGCTTTCAGCTGACGCTCACGGGTGCTCGGGCCCAAACGCTGGCCGTAGCCCGGCTGCTGGTGGCCACAGGCGGGGCGCCTAAATCGGAGCAGTACGAGTGGCTGCGGCGGCTGGGCCACACCGTTCAGGAGCCGGTGCCCAGCCTGTTTACCTTCAACGTGCCCGATTCGCCCTTGCGCGAGCTGCCGGGCGTGAGCGTGCCCCGGGCCCGGGTGCGGGTTTCCGGTGAAAAGCTGGAATACGAAGGGCCTGTGCTGGTTACGCACTGGGGTGTGAGCGGGCCTGCCGTGCTCAAGCTCTCGGCCTGGGGCGCCCGCCGCCTCCACGAGCTTCAGTACCAGAGCACGGCACTTGTTAACTGGCTCCCCGACTACACCGAGGACACGCTGCGCCAGCATCTGCTGGAGTTTCGGGAGCTGCACGGCAAAAAAGTGGTGGTCAGCAACCCGCTGTTTGGCCTACCCCAGCGCCTCTGGCGAACCTTCGCGGAGCAAGCCGGCATTGGCCCGGAAACCCGCTGGAATGAGCTCCCGGCTAAGTTACAGAACCGCCTGATTGAAGGTTTGCTCCGTACGGCCCTGCCCGTGCGCGGCAAAACCACCTACAAGGACGAGTTTGTAACCTGCGGGGGTATCAGCTTAAGTGAAATCAATATGCAAACCATGGAGAGCCGCCGGGTCCCTGGCCTGCATTTCGCCGGCGAAGTACTTGATATTGACGGCATTACCGGCGGCTTCAACTTTCAGGCAGCCTGGACCACTGGTTACCTCGCCGGCCGGGCCATGGCCAGATCAGGGAGGCCGGCCGTAGCCTCAGCCGTAGCGTAA
- a CDS encoding NAD(P)H-binding protein, which produces MTDDATFLSSKSTIAVLGCGWLGLPLARTLVEAGYRVHGSTTTPGQLLTLRDAGIRPFLLSLAPNLSVIDADTLQALLHGAEVLVLNVPPSRAAGRPDAYPALLQPVAQAATRAGVQHVLLVSSTGVYADEPRIMREADAQAAATAKAPLLQAEALFQASQHTVVRLAGLIGPGRAPGRFLAGRAGVPHGEAPVNLIHLQDCINLLTSIIERKLWGYTFNASAATHPTRRTFYTAAATRLGLQPPTFLEESTGGKQIDSSLIRELTGYQFRHEDVVAALEYC; this is translated from the coding sequence ATGACTGACGACGCTACTTTCCTGTCTTCTAAATCCACAATAGCCGTATTGGGCTGTGGCTGGCTTGGGCTGCCACTGGCCCGCACGCTGGTTGAGGCCGGCTACCGGGTGCATGGCTCCACCACTACACCCGGCCAGCTGCTGACCCTGCGCGACGCCGGCATCCGGCCGTTTCTGCTCAGCCTGGCCCCTAACCTGTCGGTGATTGATGCCGATACGCTGCAGGCCCTGTTGCACGGCGCCGAGGTGCTGGTACTGAACGTGCCGCCCAGCCGCGCGGCCGGCCGCCCCGACGCCTACCCCGCCCTACTCCAACCAGTAGCCCAGGCCGCTACCCGGGCCGGGGTGCAGCATGTACTGCTGGTCAGCTCTACGGGGGTGTACGCCGACGAGCCCCGCATCATGCGCGAAGCCGATGCCCAGGCCGCCGCTACCGCCAAAGCCCCACTGCTGCAGGCCGAGGCCTTATTTCAGGCTTCCCAGCACACGGTGGTGCGCCTGGCCGGACTGATAGGGCCGGGCCGCGCGCCAGGTCGCTTTCTGGCGGGCCGGGCCGGCGTGCCCCACGGCGAGGCCCCAGTCAACCTGATTCACCTGCAGGATTGTATCAACCTGCTAACCAGCATCATCGAACGGAAACTGTGGGGTTATACCTTTAATGCCAGCGCGGCTACCCACCCTACCCGGCGCACCTTCTATACCGCTGCTGCTACCCGCCTCGGACTACAGCCGCCTACTTTTCTGGAAGAATCGACCGGCGGCAAGCAAATAGACTCCTCCCTGATCCGGGAGCTGACCGGCTACCAGTTTCGGCACGAGGATGTGGTAGCGGCCCTAGAGTATTGCTAG